One genomic segment of Caldimonas brevitalea includes these proteins:
- a CDS encoding DUF1631 family protein — MSLPDPRLHAAMQAAVQKILSTVSTTSSRVVDVMGMLALSAKSNAQRQGYMAAQFDLQRSLPNFNMTFSTVLNEKVAQDLNPGQGTRGFAATNWASLSLVDDSEVEEQVTAHRLGLEIAHQCEWELRELDAYMGTLLGLERADPDRNPIRPEVLGKALFRAIEAASPDASVRKTLAGELGHALAKSMRECYGEIVADFGRRGIQPAGLVVRQRPAAGSGDTAAGALPGGAASGTASDAPRDAGPTDPRQAAAQALSALFGVAPPTELATVPVDLPMGDTRSRGLGSRFGSTGAGSGFGASGQSTSGHGASGQSTSGHGASGHGMSGHSTSGHGMSGYGTSGYGTSRQGGAGGTAAGALAASDAHMLDVIRRLAFLSSVPASLDGPVTTTDWHPSSGASIGSAAGAGRGVPTSSSGLGGLMAVNLIRTHREELMRASTGTLDHMVIDIVASLFDQILSDPKVPPQMARQIARLQLPVLRVALKDMQFFSSRSHPVRKFVNRMASIACAFEEYGEGPGKRFLDLVRDLVQQVVEGDFDQMELYEAKLRLLENFVQEQSRDEAQAHAEAVEMLAAKETQLRVQSRFEQQVQALLRPIALPDFLREFLQGPWSHAVVAATLRHGAEAEPAQRLRRASRELILSVQPKSTPADRKQFILTLPQLMKTLNEGLAMIRWPDEQKKAFFAELLPLHAQSLKGQALTDFQLRQLEIHLQALERQPVPPADDLPDVAPTATLAGGDTGFSEDEAAQLGLVEESSIDWDGNVDIDLASLDSGSSDLDINLDGLGPELVPETPTKGLQLAQCVQAGIAYQMHTEEGWQKVRLNWVSPGRTFFIFSQGKKHQKIISLTGRMLAKLCETGRFRAFEQAYLIERAVARARKQLAALSTTSKA; from the coding sequence ATGAGCCTCCCCGACCCGCGACTCCACGCCGCCATGCAAGCGGCGGTGCAGAAGATTCTGTCCACCGTGTCGACCACCTCCAGCCGGGTGGTCGACGTGATGGGCATGCTCGCGCTTTCGGCGAAGAGCAACGCGCAGCGGCAGGGCTACATGGCCGCACAGTTCGACCTGCAACGGTCCTTGCCGAACTTCAACATGACGTTTTCGACGGTGTTGAACGAGAAGGTGGCGCAGGACCTGAACCCCGGCCAGGGCACCCGCGGCTTCGCGGCGACCAACTGGGCCTCGCTCAGCTTGGTCGACGACAGCGAAGTCGAGGAGCAGGTGACGGCCCACCGGCTCGGCCTCGAGATCGCCCACCAATGTGAGTGGGAACTGCGCGAGCTCGACGCCTACATGGGCACGCTGCTGGGACTCGAACGGGCCGACCCGGACCGCAACCCGATCCGGCCGGAGGTGCTCGGCAAGGCCTTGTTCCGCGCCATCGAGGCGGCATCGCCCGACGCCTCGGTGCGCAAGACGCTGGCCGGCGAACTGGGCCACGCGCTCGCCAAGTCGATGCGCGAGTGTTACGGCGAGATCGTGGCCGACTTCGGCCGCCGGGGCATCCAGCCCGCCGGGCTGGTGGTGCGCCAACGGCCCGCGGCCGGCTCCGGGGACACCGCCGCCGGCGCGCTGCCGGGCGGCGCGGCAAGCGGTACCGCCAGCGACGCCCCCCGCGACGCCGGCCCCACCGACCCGCGGCAGGCGGCGGCACAAGCGCTCAGCGCGCTGTTCGGCGTGGCGCCACCGACCGAGCTGGCCACGGTGCCGGTCGATCTCCCGATGGGCGATACGCGCTCGAGAGGGTTGGGCTCGCGCTTCGGCAGCACCGGCGCCGGGTCGGGCTTCGGCGCGTCGGGGCAGAGCACTTCCGGGCACGGCGCGTCGGGGCAGAGCACTTCCGGGCACGGCGCGTCGGGCCATGGCATGTCCGGGCACAGCACCTCCGGCCACGGCATGTCGGGATACGGCACCTCCGGATATGGCACGTCACGACAGGGCGGCGCGGGCGGCACTGCCGCGGGGGCCTTGGCGGCCAGCGACGCCCACATGCTGGACGTGATCCGGCGGCTGGCCTTCCTCAGCAGCGTTCCGGCGTCCCTCGACGGCCCGGTCACCACCACCGACTGGCATCCGTCCAGCGGCGCGTCGATCGGCAGCGCGGCCGGCGCGGGGCGCGGAGTGCCGACGTCTTCTTCGGGACTCGGCGGCCTGATGGCCGTCAACCTGATCCGCACCCACCGCGAAGAGCTGATGCGGGCCTCGACCGGCACGCTCGATCACATGGTGATCGACATCGTCGCGTCGCTGTTCGACCAGATCCTGTCCGACCCGAAAGTGCCGCCCCAGATGGCGCGGCAGATCGCGCGGCTGCAACTGCCGGTGTTGCGCGTGGCGCTGAAGGACATGCAGTTCTTCTCGTCGCGCAGCCACCCGGTGCGCAAGTTCGTCAACCGCATGGCGTCGATCGCCTGCGCGTTCGAAGAGTACGGCGAGGGGCCGGGCAAACGTTTCCTGGACCTGGTCCGCGACCTGGTGCAGCAGGTGGTCGAGGGCGACTTCGACCAGATGGAGCTGTACGAGGCCAAGCTGCGCCTGCTGGAAAACTTCGTCCAGGAGCAAAGCCGCGACGAAGCGCAGGCGCACGCCGAAGCGGTCGAGATGCTGGCGGCCAAGGAAACCCAGCTGCGCGTGCAATCGCGTTTCGAGCAGCAGGTGCAGGCGCTGCTGCGCCCGATCGCGCTGCCGGACTTCCTGCGCGAGTTCCTGCAGGGGCCGTGGAGCCATGCGGTGGTGGCGGCGACCTTGCGCCACGGCGCCGAGGCCGAGCCGGCGCAGCGCTTGCGCCGGGCGTCGCGCGAGCTGATCCTGAGCGTGCAACCGAAAAGCACGCCGGCCGACCGCAAGCAATTCATCCTGACGCTGCCGCAGCTGATGAAAACGCTCAACGAGGGCCTGGCGATGATCCGCTGGCCCGACGAGCAGAAAAAAGCCTTCTTCGCCGAGCTGCTGCCGCTGCACGCGCAATCGCTGAAAGGCCAGGCGCTGACGGATTTCCAGTTGCGCCAGCTGGAAATCCACCTGCAGGCGCTGGAGCGCCAGCCGGTGCCGCCGGCCGACGACCTGCCCGATGTCGCGCCCACCGCCACCCTGGCCGGGGGCGACACCGGCTTCTCCGAGGACGAGGCGGCACAACTCGGGCTGGTCGAGGAAAGCTCGATCGACTGGGACGGCAACGTCGACATCGACCTGGCGAGCCTGGACTCGGGCTCCAGCGACCTCGACATCAACCTCGACGGGCTGGGCCCCGAACTGGTGCCGGAAACCCCCACCAAGGGCCTGCAGTTGGCGCAGTGCGTGCAGGCGGGCATCGCCTACCAGATGCACACCGAAGAAGGCTGGCAGAAGGTACGGCTGAACTGGGTCAGCCCGGGGCGCACCTTCTTCATCTTCAGCCAGGGCAAGAAGCACCAGAAGATCATCTCGCTGACCGGCCGCATGCTCGCCAAACTGTGCGAGACCGGCCGTTTCCGCGCCTTCGAGCAGGCCTACCTGATCGAGCGCGCGGTCGCACGCGCCCGCAAGCAGCTGGCCGCGCTGTCGACGACCAGCAAGGCGTGA
- the pdxA gene encoding 4-hydroxythreonine-4-phosphate dehydrogenase PdxA, with protein MSAVHMPDGSARAPTMRPLAITMGDACGIGPEIVVQAVRCGAARQAFVLGDPAVMRRAAEATGGLLPVAVIERAADALTLPPGCLGVLPVVRLPDDLPLGRVDARAGAAAHDCIRAACELAAAGEVAGVVTAPIHKEALALAGVTFPGHTEMLQAYANGPGGAPVRMMLANDELKTVLVTIHMSLRQAIDAVSFDAVLETLRIVHRAAALWGQPSPRIGVAGLNPHAGEGGLFGDEELRIIGPAIEAAQREGIDARGPYAPDTVFMRARNTLDHPGEFDVVLAMYHDQGLIPVKYLGVERGVNVTLGLPFIRTSPDHGTAFDLAGTGRADPASMIAAIEMARRLSAA; from the coding sequence ATGAGCGCCGTACACATGCCTGACGGCTCAGCGCGGGCCCCCACGATGCGGCCCCTCGCCATCACGATGGGCGACGCCTGCGGCATCGGCCCCGAGATCGTCGTCCAGGCGGTGCGCTGCGGCGCGGCCCGGCAGGCCTTCGTGCTCGGCGACCCGGCGGTGATGCGGCGCGCGGCGGAGGCCACCGGCGGCCTGCTGCCCGTCGCGGTGATCGAGCGTGCCGCCGACGCGCTGACCCTGCCGCCCGGCTGTCTCGGCGTGTTGCCGGTGGTGCGCCTGCCCGACGATCTGCCGCTCGGTCGTGTCGACGCACGCGCCGGTGCCGCCGCCCACGATTGCATCCGCGCGGCCTGCGAGCTGGCGGCCGCCGGTGAGGTGGCAGGGGTGGTCACGGCCCCGATCCACAAGGAAGCGCTGGCGCTGGCGGGCGTCACCTTTCCCGGTCACACCGAGATGTTGCAGGCTTACGCCAATGGGCCCGGCGGCGCTCCGGTGCGCATGATGCTGGCCAACGACGAGCTGAAGACGGTGCTGGTGACGATCCACATGTCGCTGCGCCAGGCGATCGACGCGGTCAGCTTCGACGCGGTGCTGGAAACCTTGCGTATCGTCCACCGGGCGGCGGCCTTGTGGGGCCAGCCGAGCCCGCGCATCGGCGTGGCCGGCCTCAATCCGCACGCCGGCGAAGGCGGGCTGTTCGGTGACGAGGAATTGCGCATCATCGGGCCGGCCATAGAGGCGGCGCAGCGCGAAGGCATCGATGCGCGCGGCCCCTATGCGCCGGACACCGTGTTCATGCGCGCCCGCAACACGCTCGACCACCCGGGCGAATTCGACGTGGTGCTGGCGATGTACCACGACCAGGGCCTGATCCCGGTCAAATACCTGGGCGTGGAGCGCGGCGTGAACGTGACGCTGGGCCTGCCGTTCATCCGCACCAGTCCCGACCACGGGACCGCGTTCGACCTGGCCGGCACAGGCCGTGCGGACCCGGCCAGCATGATCGCCGCGATCGAGATGGCCCGGCGTTTGTCGGCTGCCTGA
- a CDS encoding Nif3-like dinuclear metal center hexameric protein translates to MTHRDELDSYLKNLLQVDRFRDYGPNGLQVEGRAEVRKLVSGVTASLALIEAAVARGADAILVHHGLFWRGQDGRVVGWMKKRLQRLLADDVNLYAYHLPLDAHPDYGNNAQLGERLGLAADGRFGEQELGWLGVPEQPLDLPALEARVASRLGRPPVTVAGDGRALRRIAWCTGGAQNYFEAAIAAGADAFLTGEISEPQAHYARETGVAFLACGHHATERYGAPAVAAHVAERFGLQHEFIDVENPA, encoded by the coding sequence ATGACCCACCGCGATGAACTGGATTCGTACCTAAAAAACCTGTTGCAGGTGGATCGGTTCCGGGATTATGGGCCGAATGGGTTGCAGGTCGAGGGCCGGGCCGAGGTTCGTAAGCTGGTCAGCGGTGTCACCGCCAGCCTCGCGTTGATCGAGGCCGCCGTCGCCCGAGGTGCCGACGCCATCCTGGTGCACCACGGCTTGTTCTGGCGCGGCCAGGACGGTCGGGTGGTGGGCTGGATGAAAAAGCGGCTGCAGCGGCTGCTGGCCGACGACGTCAACCTGTACGCCTACCACCTGCCGCTCGATGCCCATCCCGACTACGGCAACAACGCACAGCTGGGCGAGCGCCTGGGCCTGGCAGCCGACGGCCGCTTCGGCGAACAGGAGCTGGGCTGGCTGGGCGTGCCCGAGCAGCCGCTCGACCTGCCGGCCCTGGAGGCCCGGGTGGCGTCGCGCCTGGGGCGGCCGCCGGTCACGGTCGCCGGCGACGGGCGGGCACTGCGCCGCATCGCCTGGTGCACCGGCGGCGCTCAAAACTATTTCGAGGCGGCCATTGCGGCCGGCGCCGACGCCTTCCTGACTGGCGAGATCTCCGAGCCGCAAGCGCATTACGCGCGCGAAACCGGGGTTGCCTTTCTCGCCTGCGGCCACCATGCCACTGAACGCTACGGTGCGCCGGCCGTGGCGGCGCATGTGGCCGAGCGCTTTGGCCTGCAACACGAATTCATCGATGTGGAGAACCCGGCATGA
- a CDS encoding S1C family serine protease, protein MRKTWLIFSQAVTVAVAALFVVATLKPEWMQRHPASVVPTVSITEAPPPPLVARATGGYAAAAKRASPAVVNIATSKAPARSPQSEDPWFRFFFGDPGQAQPQLGLGSGVIVSPEGYVLTNNHVIEGADDIEVMLSDGRKAHAKVVGTDPETDLAVLKLTLEKLPAITFGDSDSLEVGDVVLAIGNPFGVGQTVTSGIVSALGRNQLGINTFENFIQTDAAINPGNSGGALVDAAGNLMGINTAIYSRSGGNMGIGFAIPASTARQVMEALIKEGQVTRGWIGVEPQDLTPEMAETFNLPVKEGVLITGVLQGGPAQEAGVRPGDVVTAVADQKVSSTVQLLNAVAALKPESRAALTVQRGENKLELQVHVARRPKVSRRGAER, encoded by the coding sequence ATGCGCAAAACTTGGCTGATTTTCTCGCAAGCGGTCACGGTGGCCGTGGCCGCGTTGTTCGTCGTCGCAACACTGAAGCCCGAGTGGATGCAGCGCCACCCCGCCAGCGTGGTGCCGACCGTGTCGATCACCGAGGCCCCGCCCCCGCCGCTGGTCGCTCGCGCCACCGGTGGTTATGCGGCCGCCGCCAAGCGCGCCTCACCGGCCGTCGTCAACATCGCCACCAGCAAGGCACCCGCCCGCTCGCCGCAGAGCGAGGACCCGTGGTTCCGCTTCTTCTTCGGTGATCCGGGCCAGGCGCAACCGCAGCTCGGCCTGGGGTCGGGCGTGATCGTCTCGCCCGAGGGATACGTGCTGACCAACAACCACGTGATCGAAGGCGCCGACGACATCGAGGTGATGTTGAGCGACGGCCGCAAGGCCCACGCCAAGGTGGTCGGCACCGACCCGGAGACCGACCTGGCCGTGCTCAAGCTGACGCTGGAAAAGCTGCCGGCGATCACCTTCGGCGACTCCGATTCGCTGGAGGTGGGCGACGTGGTGCTGGCGATCGGCAACCCCTTCGGCGTCGGGCAGACGGTGACCTCGGGCATCGTCAGCGCGCTGGGCCGCAACCAGCTCGGCATCAACACCTTCGAAAACTTCATCCAGACCGACGCGGCGATCAACCCCGGCAATTCCGGCGGCGCCTTGGTCGACGCCGCCGGCAACCTGATGGGCATCAACACCGCAATCTACTCGCGTTCGGGCGGCAACATGGGTATCGGCTTCGCGATCCCGGCCTCCACCGCGCGGCAGGTGATGGAGGCGTTGATCAAGGAAGGCCAGGTCACACGCGGCTGGATCGGCGTGGAGCCGCAGGACCTGACACCCGAGATGGCCGAAACCTTCAACCTGCCGGTGAAGGAAGGTGTGCTGATCACCGGTGTGCTGCAAGGCGGGCCGGCGCAGGAAGCCGGCGTGCGACCGGGCGACGTGGTGACGGCGGTGGCCGACCAGAAGGTGAGTTCGACGGTGCAGTTGTTGAATGCAGTGGCCGCGTTGAAGCCGGAATCGCGCGCGGCCCTGACGGTGCAGCGTGGCGAGAACAAGCTGGAACTGCAGGTTCATGTGGCGCGGCGCCCCAAGGTGTCGCGGCGCGGCGCCGAACGCTGA
- the tatC gene encoding twin-arginine translocase subunit TatC, whose amino-acid sequence MSHPSNEDPRDELEGTEQPFVSHLVELRDRLIRALIAVGIAFGALALWPGPSGLYDLLAAPLVSHLPQGATLIATNVISPFIVPLKITLMAGFLLALPVVLYQVWAFVAPGLYSHEKKLVLPLVISSTLLFLVGVGFCYFFVFGQVFAFIQSFAPKSITAAPDIEAYLSFVLTMFLAFGLAFEVPIVVVVLARLGMVSIEKLKAFRSYFIVLAFIVAAIVTPPDVISQLALAVPMCLLYEVGIWAAQVFIKHTKAPDAEEDTPA is encoded by the coding sequence GTGAGCCATCCGTCCAACGAAGATCCCCGCGACGAACTGGAGGGGACCGAGCAGCCTTTTGTCTCACATCTGGTCGAACTGCGCGACCGGCTGATCCGTGCGCTGATCGCGGTCGGCATCGCCTTCGGTGCGCTGGCGCTGTGGCCCGGCCCCTCCGGGCTCTACGACCTGCTGGCCGCGCCGCTGGTCTCGCACCTGCCCCAGGGCGCGACGCTGATCGCGACCAACGTCATCTCGCCCTTCATCGTGCCGCTCAAGATCACGCTGATGGCGGGGTTTTTGCTGGCCCTGCCGGTGGTGCTCTACCAGGTGTGGGCTTTCGTCGCGCCGGGGCTCTATTCGCACGAGAAAAAGCTGGTGCTGCCGCTGGTGATCTCGAGCACGCTGTTGTTCCTGGTCGGGGTGGGGTTCTGCTATTTCTTCGTGTTCGGCCAGGTGTTCGCATTCATCCAGAGCTTCGCGCCCAAGAGCATCACCGCGGCGCCGGACATCGAGGCCTATCTCAGCTTCGTGCTGACCATGTTCCTTGCCTTCGGTCTCGCCTTCGAGGTGCCCATCGTCGTCGTGGTGCTGGCGCGGCTGGGTATGGTGAGCATCGAGAAACTGAAGGCCTTTCGCAGCTACTTCATCGTGCTGGCCTTCATCGTCGCGGCCATCGTCACGCCGCCCGACGTGATCTCGCAACTGGCGCTGGCGGTGCCGATGTGTTTGCTCTACGAGGTCGGCATCTGGGCGGCGCAGGTGTTCATCAAGCACACCAAGGCGCCGGACGCCGAGGAAGATACGCCGGCCTGA
- the tatB gene encoding Sec-independent protein translocase protein TatB, with protein sequence MIDLGFDKLALIGTVALIVIGPERLPRVARTVGHLLGKAQRYVADVKAEVNRSIELEELKKMRGEFEDAARNVEQSISREVHDASTEFEQAWSDATGSNRASDPEALADHGWEPPAPQYKHPKKNWRLKRGAVPQWYKQRHGVRTRAQSGAARVARFRPPRAASKARP encoded by the coding sequence ATGATCGATCTCGGTTTTGACAAGCTGGCGTTGATCGGCACGGTGGCCCTGATCGTCATCGGGCCCGAGCGCCTGCCCCGCGTGGCCCGCACGGTCGGCCATCTGCTCGGCAAGGCGCAGCGTTATGTGGCCGACGTGAAGGCGGAGGTCAACCGCTCGATCGAACTCGAAGAGCTCAAGAAGATGCGCGGCGAGTTCGAGGACGCGGCGCGCAATGTGGAGCAATCGATTTCGCGCGAGGTGCACGACGCGTCGACCGAATTCGAGCAAGCCTGGTCCGATGCCACCGGCTCAAACCGCGCGAGCGACCCGGAAGCCCTGGCCGACCACGGCTGGGAACCGCCCGCACCGCAATACAAACATCCGAAGAAGAACTGGCGCCTGAAGCGCGGCGCGGTGCCGCAGTGGTACAAGCAGCGCCACGGCGTGCGCACGCGCGCCCAATCCGGCGCCGCGCGTGTGGCCCGCTTCCGTCCGCCGCGCGCTGCATCGAAAGCCCGTCCGTGA
- the tatA gene encoding Sec-independent protein translocase subunit TatA, with the protein MGSFSIWHWLIVLLIVVLVFGTKKLKNMGSDLGGAVKGFKDGMRDGAADSPAQQVTTDKAADKSTIDVEAKSKS; encoded by the coding sequence ATGGGTTCCTTCAGCATCTGGCACTGGTTGATCGTGCTGTTGATCGTCGTGCTGGTGTTTGGCACCAAAAAGCTCAAGAACATGGGGTCCGACCTGGGCGGTGCGGTCAAGGGTTTCAAGGACGGCATGCGCGACGGCGCGGCCGACAGCCCGGCCCAGCAGGTGACCACCGACAAGGCGGCCGACAAGTCGACCATCGACGTCGAGGCCAAGAGCAAGTCGTGA
- a CDS encoding histidine triad nucleotide-binding protein: protein MNRDPNCIFCKIVDGQIPSKKVFENEELLVFHDIRPHAPIHFLIIPKLHVPSLFEVGDEHEALLGRMLALAPKLAREQGATNGFRTVVNTGVDGGQEVYHLHVHVMGGPRPWKIG, encoded by the coding sequence ATGAACCGAGACCCGAACTGCATCTTCTGCAAGATCGTCGATGGCCAGATCCCGTCGAAGAAAGTCTTCGAAAACGAGGAACTGCTGGTGTTCCACGACATCCGGCCGCACGCGCCCATCCATTTTTTGATCATTCCCAAGCTGCACGTCCCCTCGCTGTTCGAGGTGGGCGACGAGCACGAGGCGCTGCTGGGCCGGATGCTCGCGCTGGCGCCCAAACTGGCGCGGGAGCAGGGGGCGACCAACGGTTTCCGCACTGTGGTCAACACCGGCGTCGACGGTGGGCAAGAGGTATACCACCTCCATGTCCATGTCATGGGCGGTCCGCGGCCCTGGAAGATCGGCTGA
- a CDS encoding DUF4870 family protein, with the protein MSEIIDLGERERSLKSLGVVSYLLHTIVAVAAVLPGVQAGVALLLVAIILDLVKKDDAAGTWQASHFSWRIRSVLWAGGLYLLTLPLWLLFLVPGMIAWTLISIWLLYRIIRGWMNLSANRPI; encoded by the coding sequence ATGAGCGAGATCATCGACCTCGGCGAGCGCGAGCGCTCGCTCAAGTCCCTGGGTGTCGTCAGCTACCTGCTGCACACCATCGTCGCGGTTGCCGCGGTGCTGCCGGGCGTGCAGGCCGGCGTGGCGCTGCTGCTGGTCGCCATCATCCTCGACCTGGTCAAGAAAGACGACGCCGCCGGCACGTGGCAGGCATCGCACTTCAGCTGGCGCATCCGCTCGGTGCTCTGGGCGGGCGGGCTTTACCTGCTGACCCTGCCGTTGTGGCTGCTGTTCCTGGTGCCCGGCATGATCGCCTGGACCCTGATTTCGATCTGGCTTCTCTACCGCATCATCCGCGGCTGGATGAATTTGTCCGCCAACCGTCCCATTTGA
- a CDS encoding phosphoribosyl-ATP diphosphatase — protein sequence MTSSNQTLERLAAVIESRKGGDPQASYVARLFHKGTDAILKKVGEEATETVMAAKDGDTAKIVYEVADLWFHSMVALAHFGLGPEQVLAELERREGLSGLEEFARRGAPAPAAGSDKEANTP from the coding sequence ATGACGTCATCCAACCAAACCCTGGAGCGCCTGGCCGCGGTCATCGAGTCGCGCAAGGGCGGCGACCCGCAGGCGTCGTATGTGGCCCGGTTGTTCCACAAGGGCACCGACGCCATCCTGAAGAAAGTCGGCGAAGAAGCCACCGAGACGGTGATGGCCGCCAAGGACGGCGACACCGCCAAGATCGTCTACGAGGTGGCCGACCTGTGGTTCCACTCGATGGTGGCGCTGGCGCACTTCGGCCTCGGCCCCGAGCAGGTGCTGGCCGAACTGGAACGCCGCGAGGGGTTGTCGGGTCTGGAAGAGTTCGCGCGCCGCGGTGCACCTGCGCCGGCGGCGGGCAGTGACAAGGAGGCCAACACGCCATGA
- the hisI gene encoding phosphoribosyl-AMP cyclohydrolase produces the protein MNWLDQVKWDEQGLVPVIAQERGSKDVLMFAFMNREALAKTAELGEAVYWSRSRGRLWHKGEESGHIQKVHELRIDCDADVVLLTVEQLGHEPGIACHTGRHSCFFSVLRNGQWQAVDPVLKDPERIYK, from the coding sequence ATGAACTGGCTAGATCAAGTGAAGTGGGACGAGCAGGGCCTCGTGCCTGTCATCGCGCAGGAGCGTGGCAGCAAAGACGTGCTGATGTTCGCCTTCATGAACCGCGAGGCCCTGGCCAAGACGGCCGAACTGGGCGAGGCCGTGTACTGGAGCCGGTCGCGCGGGCGGCTCTGGCACAAGGGCGAGGAATCCGGCCACATCCAGAAGGTGCACGAGCTGCGCATCGACTGTGACGCCGACGTGGTGCTGCTGACGGTCGAGCAACTCGGCCACGAGCCCGGCATCGCCTGCCACACCGGCCGCCATTCCTGCTTTTTCAGCGTGCTGCGGAACGGCCAGTGGCAAGCCGTCGATCCGGTCTTGAAAGACCCGGAACGGATCTACAAATGA
- the hisF gene encoding imidazole glycerol phosphate synthase subunit HisF, translated as MLAKRIIPCLDVTGGRVVKGVNFVELRDAGDPVEIAARYNEQGADELTFLDITATSDGRDLILPIIEAVASQVFIPLTVGGGVRTVEDVRRLLNAGADKVSFNSAAVANPQVIRDASRKYGAQCIVVAIDAKARPGGGWDVYTHGGRKNTGLDAVDWARQMAEHGAGEILLTSMDRDGTKSGFDLALTRAVSDAVPVPVIASGGVGNLEHLAAGIQEGRADAVLAASIFHYGEYTVGQAKQLMASRGIPVRN; from the coding sequence ATGCTCGCCAAACGTATCATCCCCTGCCTCGACGTCACCGGCGGCCGGGTCGTCAAGGGTGTCAACTTCGTTGAACTGCGCGACGCGGGCGACCCGGTCGAAATCGCCGCTCGTTACAACGAGCAGGGCGCCGATGAGCTGACCTTTCTCGACATCACCGCCACCAGCGACGGCCGTGACCTGATCCTGCCGATCATCGAGGCGGTCGCCAGCCAGGTGTTCATCCCGCTGACGGTGGGCGGCGGCGTGCGCACGGTCGAAGACGTGCGGCGGCTGTTGAATGCGGGCGCCGACAAGGTGAGCTTCAACTCGGCTGCGGTCGCGAACCCGCAGGTGATCCGCGACGCGTCGCGCAAGTACGGCGCGCAATGTATCGTCGTCGCGATCGACGCCAAGGCGCGCCCGGGCGGCGGCTGGGACGTCTACACGCATGGCGGGCGCAAGAACACCGGCCTCGACGCGGTCGACTGGGCGCGGCAGATGGCCGAACACGGCGCCGGCGAGATCCTGCTGACCAGCATGGACCGCGACGGCACCAAGAGCGGCTTCGACCTGGCCCTGACGCGCGCCGTCAGCGACGCGGTGCCGGTGCCGGTGATCGCCTCGGGTGGTGTCGGCAACCTGGAACACCTGGCCGCCGGCATCCAGGAGGGCCGCGCCGACGCCGTGTTGGCGGCGAGCATCTTCCACTACGGCGAGTACACCGTGGGCCAGGCCAAGCAACTGATGGCATCGCGCGGCATTCCGGTGCGCAACTGA
- the hisA gene encoding 1-(5-phosphoribosyl)-5-[(5-phosphoribosylamino)methylideneamino]imidazole-4-carboxamide isomerase gives MLLIPAIDLKDGQCVRLKQGDMNDSTTFGEDPAAMARRWLEAGARRLHLVDLNGAFAGKPVNEAAIKSILAEVGDEIPVQLGGGIRDLDTVERYLDDGLSYVIIGTAAVKNPGFLKDACTAFGGHIIVGLDAKDGKVATDGWSKLSGHEVVDLARKFEDYGVEAVIYTDIGRDGMLTGINIDATVKLAQALSIPVIASGGLSNLADIEKLCAVESEGVEGVICGRAIYTGALDFVAAQQRADQLNGGGG, from the coding sequence ATGTTGCTGATCCCTGCCATCGACCTGAAAGACGGCCAGTGCGTGCGCCTGAAACAGGGTGACATGAACGACTCCACCACCTTCGGAGAAGACCCGGCCGCCATGGCCCGGCGTTGGCTGGAGGCAGGCGCGAGGCGGCTGCACCTGGTCGACCTGAACGGCGCCTTTGCCGGCAAACCGGTCAACGAGGCGGCCATCAAGAGCATCCTGGCCGAGGTCGGCGACGAGATACCGGTGCAGCTCGGCGGCGGTATCCGCGACCTCGACACCGTCGAGCGCTACCTCGACGACGGCCTCAGCTACGTGATCATCGGCACCGCCGCGGTGAAGAACCCGGGCTTTTTGAAAGACGCCTGCACCGCCTTCGGCGGCCACATCATCGTCGGGCTCGACGCCAAGGACGGCAAGGTGGCGACCGACGGCTGGTCGAAACTGTCGGGCCACGAAGTGGTGGACCTGGCGCGCAAGTTCGAGGATTACGGCGTCGAAGCCGTGATCTACACCGACATCGGCCGCGACGGCATGCTCACCGGCATCAACATCGACGCCACCGTCAAGCTGGCGCAAGCGCTCAGCATCCCGGTGATCGCCTCGGGCGGACTGAGCAACCTGGCCGACATCGAGAAGCTCTGCGCCGTGGAGAGCGAAGGTGTCGAAGGCGTGATCTGCGGCCGGGCGATCTACACCGGCGCCCTCGACTTCGTCGCCGCACAGCAGCGCGCCGATCAACTCAACGGCGGGGGCGGTTGA